AACGTGTGAAAGTACAAGAGTTGGTatccagaaaacaaaaaaaactggtGTTCTTCCTTAAACTAAAATTTCATCCTACCTTGGCAATAAAACTTTTGGAACCAACAATAACAGAGCCAACAGGTGCACCTAAACCTTTTGATAGACACACCTGGTTCAAAAGTTTGAGATACATGAAGGAACATAATTCATTAACTAGAAACATTTTGAGAACGAATTGAGAACGAATGTGACTATTAGATTCCTGGCCACATAATCATACCGAAGCTGAATCTGCAGCTTGTAAAAGCCTGCGAACTGGAACTCCGAGTGCCtgagagatttattttttctggatCAGATACCGGAAAGTGGAAACAGTAGATTGTGCATGCTTTTGCATCACGGAAAACAATGGAGCATATGTGTTATCTCAATCAACACATGCATGGAAGAGCAATTTGCTCCCAAACTTATTACATAATCATAAATGAGcacatcaaaaattattttactcacTATAGATGCATTAAAAATGCGAGCCCCATCCATGTGAAGCTTCAAACCATGCTTTTTAGCCAATTCTCCAACTTTGTCGGTATATTCTACAGACAAGCATCTACCACCGCAGCTGCATTGATAGAGATCATCCCATAAGACATAACAGTTGAACTAAAAATGTAGAAGATACAGTAGAAGAAAAGATGAATCTCTTTCCAATGGTACCAAAAtttcagaaaattaaaaagaataagaaaaacagAATATCCAGAAATATAATGCAATTATCAATTATTAAACAACAGCCTATTAGTAATATGCTAGTCAGTATTAACTAAGTTCGACAAAAATCCCATAACCAAGTCAATATAGAAGAAGAGCACCTGAAGTTCACTAAAAACATTGATCGATTCCGATGCTCCGTTCGGTTTTAAAGCCATATAATTGTTCTTACATGCactaataattcttttttaatccaATCCTAGATATTCAATTTTCTATTAAATTCCACCCAGTTGAGCTAGAAGAGGTTCTGTCTTTTCGTTCAAAATTTACAGTAGTTACCAACTCCAGTTGCAGATGGCCAACCTACTTATTAGAAGCAGCGTGCCTAGCATAAGACCAAGAAAGCAACAggaaagtgaaaagacaaaagCAGTGTTAAACCAAATCTACCAACTGTCCCTCACAGAAAATTACAGGGATCAAGGTGAAGCTCCCTAGCATTGATTGACAACCAAGGGAGAGATCAATGTAGTCCTCACATGCAAGTGGAGAGAAAGGAACATGCCAACGTCAAAATATGAGTCACATATATTAGAGTAATAGAATATCCAAGTCTTCTGAAACAAGTGGGATAAACCATTGTGCAACATAAACTAGTTACTCCACCAAAATATTTAATGTcatggaagaataaaaaaactcacttGGCTTGTGTATTCTCCAAACAGATGAGCCTAGTAGTTGGATACACAATCTCCCCTCTAGGATCTCTAATTGCAGCTTCAATTAAATCAATATCCATTGTTCCATCATCGTTATTCTTCACAGTCCGAGGATGAACGCCTCCGATTGTTGAGATGCCTCCATTCTCATAAATATGGATATGAGAGTTATTTCCAAGTATTACCTCACTTCCCCTAATGTTGCAATGCACAAGAACACTAACAAGGTTACCCATGGTGCCTGATGGAACAAATAGAGCTGCCTCCTTGCCAGTGACTTTTGCCATTTCAGTTTCTAACCGTAACGCACTGGGATCATAACTCAAGACATCATCATCAACCTCAGCATTTGCCATAGCAGCCCTCATTGCTTCAGTTGGTTTCGTGACAGTGTCAGACCGGAGATCCACTGTTCTAGTCACCATTCTTGCTATAAAAGTACaatataacaataacaaaaaatcagTCCACTCCTAAATTCATATCTTCACATAGTTATGAAAGTTTCAAAATGTAGAGCAAATTAAGATAGAAATTGCCAATTGTGAAGGAAAATTGATTAACGACAAAACTGCTGAGGATTTAAGCCCCTCTTAACCAAAAAAATGACAACAACAGAGTTCACAAGTCATGACTATTTCCTTCTAACACTAATTTTTACAAGGaagtaaaacaatataaatcttTGCTTAATTCTTAACCAAAGTTTTAAGATCTGATCAGAAACCAAATTCAACTAAATTGATCCTTAATCGAAGTGGGATATATCTAAGTCACTGATAATATTATTGAGTTGCTCTGTTACTGTGAGGACTAGTACAGCAAGCCCAATGCATCTTGAACTAGTCTTAAGGAAAATAAAGTGATTTTAGCTAAAACCCAGTGAAGAATTTAACTCTGTACATGAAaaggcaaagaaagaaagacagagATGGACTACCTGTGcaagttccttttcttttctgtttttaacCCTGAAATTTCAACCTCTAAACCTGATACCAAGAAAGTTTCTCAATTGAACTGGCTGCCCACTTCCTTAAATTCTGCACGCAAGCAAGAACCATGAGAATTTCTATACAAATTACTTGTAATATACATTAGAATTCAAAACCCACAAAAATTATCAGGAAAAACTAAGCAGGATCATTTCCATACATGAACTCGGAGAAACCAACTCTAACTTGCATGTcaccaagaacaaaaacaaaagaaaaaccactTAATCACCAGttaatcaactcaataatcTTTCAGTTATCACACTTGGCAGCACTAAGAGATGACTCTAAAAGCAACCTTGACTCTAATTTTCATTCAAGAAAAAGTTTAGGCTCAAATCAAACTCTTTCATTTAGCCCAAAATCTGCAGAGTTTTATACATTGAGCTCAAGGAAACCATCACAAAGCCATGCAAGTCATCTTTAAATATGTACGTATTTCAACAAAATTTCCAAGAAACTAACCTTATCCGCCAGCCACTCAAAgtcaaaaaatgaaacaaacccTCTacttttcttaatataattaaaagaaacctGGACAATACATCGCCTTGAAAGCCTTTTAAAACTCGAAAAAATTCTTGAACAAGAATCCAGAAAACAAAGCTAACCAGAATTATCTATTTCATGTGAGTGAGCGTGGACACGAGCTAGCTAACTTGTCCACTTGGGACAGAAATGCTTTGGCATGGCATGCAGCGGCCAAAACCACATAAATAAGTTAAAAAGTTGAAAGAGAGGAATCACAAGATAAACCTGCACCAGCAGTCGGTGGTGGCATGCAATCCACTAGAAATTACGAGAAAAACTTCTGTTTCTTTCTATCTTGCTTTCTTGGAATCTGATAAAGCTTAATCCCCGCCTGCCCTTATAAAGGGAGAGAGACAAGACAGTACTGTATCAGCACTAGCATACTGTTTTGGAATGCCGACCAgttaagaattttaaattttttaagaaattttttttatatatatattttattgtatcaatgttaaatataaattttaaaaagtaaaaaaaaaatattatttttatatattaaaaaaagcactCTAAAAATCATCActgccaagaaaaaaaacccacataAAAATCGCTATCTACGTGGTGGAAGGAATGCATGTAATCCACTAGGAATAATGACGCTCAGGTAGCTTCCCGTATGCttcttataatttgttttcgTTTTTGCTTTTAATAGCTTATATTACATCAAATTCATGATCGATGATGATTTAGCACatggtatttttcatttttaaaaattatttttcatttaaaaattattaaattactaagtatttttttatataattttattaagttaatataaaaaaaattaaattataaaaaatattatttttatatatttctaattaaaaaaattttacatAATGAATAATTTAACATAGTTCTAATGGTCAAGAAAGTATATatcatggaaagaaaaaaaaacaaaaaccaaaaaataaattaaatcgaaaaaactagaaaaaaataattaaaaaatttaaaccataaaaaaaaataattaaaattttaaaaaaataactaaaaaaacaaagatacaGTACTGTGTAACTATGGAAAGCAACTCTGCTGGCGCCTGGCGGCTTTACTTTTCCATTGGCTTCCCATTTGGTCTCCTTCCTTAAAAAGTGACCATCTTTCTCCGACTAATGCTTTAGAATTTTTAGAGGACGTAGTTTTTACCTCATGTCAATAGATTTTgaataatgcatttttttaaaaaaattactttgtgCTGTTGCATGGTTATTAAATTCCACTGTTTTGGTAAAACAGGTTAATttgaattgatgatttttttaaaaaaaaaaattttaaaattataatattttatttttaaaaaataaaaggaattgaaGACTTTTATAACTGTTTAAGTTTGGCATTGCCGTTGGAAAACGTTTttgaaaattctttattttgtttgctttaaattgatatgttttttatgtttacaaataattttgatatggtgatgtcaaaaataatttttaaaaataaaaaaaaatattattttaatatgttttggaaTGAAAAGCACAAGTAGTTTACGTGTTGAGATTATGATTCtgagttgtttttattaaatttaattcggTTTGATGTGTCAATTAAGATTTAATTCGGACCgggtttcaaaataataaaaggattAACTCGGTTGATTCATGATTCAATTAacccatttaaaatttatatttatatttttttaaataatatttttttaattaaaaaattaaaaaatattattttaattgatacaaTACCAAATTCAGGATTCATTACTATACTAAATAAGTGAAAACCACCAGCCCATCTATATATTAAACCAGGCTTTAAGGGTTGTGCCAATCTTAGCCCAAAGTTTATACAATATTACtgggaaaatcaaa
This genomic interval from Populus nigra chromosome 11, ddPopNigr1.1, whole genome shotgun sequence contains the following:
- the LOC133667882 gene encoding low-specificity L-threonine aldolase 1 — translated: MVTRTVDLRSDTVTKPTEAMRAAMANAEVDDDVLSYDPSALRLETEMAKVTGKEAALFVPSGTMGNLVSVLVHCNIRGSEVILGNNSHIHIYENGGISTIGGVHPRTVKNNDDGTMDIDLIEAAIRDPRGEIVYPTTRLICLENTQANCGGRCLSVEYTDKVGELAKKHGLKLHMDGARIFNASIALGVPVRRLLQAADSASVCLSKGLGAPVGSVIVGSKSFIAKARILRKTLGGGMRQVGILCAAALVALHETVIKLEDDHKKTKMLAEGLNQIKGLRLNVAAVETNIIFFDVVEGAKITAEKLCKNLEQHGILVMQESPVRIRVVLHHQISESDVQYALSCFKQALTGRVQEENGN